Proteins encoded together in one Orbaceae bacterium lpD01 window:
- a CDS encoding carboxymuconolactone decarboxylase family protein, producing MEKVTAGRDALGEFAPQFAQLNDDVLFGQVWSREKQLSARDRSMVTVTALLASGILDSALQYHLQTAKTNGITKQEIVEIITQAAFYVGWPKAWAAFRMAKAIWID from the coding sequence ATGGAAAAGGTGACGGCAGGCCGAGACGCCCTCGGTGAGTTTGCCCCCCAATTTGCTCAGCTTAATGATGATGTTCTGTTTGGTCAAGTCTGGTCCAGAGAAAAGCAGCTCTCGGCCCGGGACAGAAGTATGGTGACTGTTACTGCGTTACTGGCTAGTGGTATCTTAGATAGCGCGTTACAGTATCATTTGCAAACCGCTAAAACCAACGGTATTACCAAGCAGGAGATTGTTGAGATAATTACGCAGGCCGCATTTTATGTCGGATGGCCAAAAGCCTGGGCGGCTTTTCGGATGGCAAAAGCGATTTGGATCGATTAA
- a CDS encoding aldo/keto reductase: protein MEYIKLGNTDISVSRFCLGCMSFGDPASEMHAWTLNPAESETIIKHALDLGVNFFDTANVYSAGTSETYLGRALKKSVARDKVIIATKVYFNEGHLGKAAIEREIDASLQRLGTDYVDLYIIHRFDHHTPIEETMAALDNLIKVGKVRALGASAMYGYQFYNMQLAAERGGWSPFVSMQNHYNLLYREDERELIPICQQQHIALTPYSPLAAGRLSRLAWQSETLRSQTDKTASAKYDSTQTTDADIVRRAHELAETYGVTMTQIALAWQLAKGVTAPIIGATKRKYIDDAVGALRVSLSQQDIDYLEEPYTPHRVVGAL, encoded by the coding sequence ATGGAGTATATCAAATTGGGTAATACGGATATAAGCGTATCACGTTTTTGTTTGGGGTGTATGAGCTTTGGTGATCCGGCCAGTGAAATGCATGCATGGACCCTCAATCCTGCCGAGAGTGAAACCATCATTAAACATGCGCTTGATTTAGGCGTCAATTTTTTCGATACAGCGAATGTTTATTCGGCGGGAACCAGTGAAACCTATCTGGGACGGGCACTGAAAAAGAGCGTCGCCCGTGACAAAGTCATCATCGCCACCAAGGTTTACTTTAATGAAGGTCATCTCGGTAAAGCGGCGATTGAGCGGGAGATTGATGCTTCGCTGCAAAGGCTAGGCACCGATTATGTGGATCTCTATATTATCCACCGTTTTGATCATCATACGCCGATAGAGGAGACCATGGCGGCACTGGACAACCTGATCAAAGTGGGTAAGGTGCGCGCATTAGGCGCCTCGGCCATGTATGGTTATCAGTTTTACAATATGCAGCTGGCCGCTGAGCGCGGCGGCTGGTCGCCGTTTGTCTCAATGCAAAATCATTACAATTTACTCTATCGTGAAGATGAACGAGAGCTGATCCCGATTTGTCAGCAACAGCATATTGCTTTGACGCCCTATAGCCCACTGGCGGCAGGTAGACTGTCGCGTCTGGCGTGGCAATCAGAGACTTTACGTAGTCAAACAGATAAAACCGCTAGCGCTAAATATGATAGTACGCAAACCACTGATGCCGATATTGTGCGTAGAGCTCATGAGCTGGCAGAAACCTATGGTGTCACCATGACACAGATCGCACTGGCATGGCAACTGGCAAAAGGTGTGACAGCACCGATCATTGGTGCAACTAAGCGCAAATATATTGATGATGCCGTCGGCGCACTGCGGGTGTCGCTCTCACAACAAGATATTGATTATCTTGAGGAACCTTATACGCCACATCGTGTGGTCGGCGCGCTTTAA
- a CDS encoding cupin domain-containing protein: MKIIEPAEFEQANVFGTGAANTAYAQYFQGHSFLQPLTDPTQVCVFLANVTFEPGCRNHWHIHHATKGGGQILLCTAGSGWYQEAGKPAISLEPGSVITIPAGVKHWHGAKADSWFSHIAVEVPGENTHNEWCEPVSEQAYQQLR; the protein is encoded by the coding sequence ATGAAGATTATCGAACCAGCAGAATTTGAACAAGCCAATGTTTTTGGTACTGGCGCAGCGAATACCGCTTATGCGCAGTACTTTCAGGGACACTCGTTTCTTCAGCCATTAACCGATCCGACTCAAGTCTGTGTATTTCTAGCTAACGTTACTTTTGAACCAGGTTGCCGCAATCATTGGCATATTCATCACGCCACAAAAGGGGGCGGACAAATTCTACTCTGCACGGCGGGGAGTGGCTGGTATCAGGAAGCTGGCAAACCGGCGATCAGTCTTGAACCAGGATCGGTTATCACCATCCCCGCAGGCGTCAAACATTGGCATGGCGCTAAGGCCGATTCATGGTTTAGTCATATTGCGGTAGAAGTACCCGGGGAAAACACCCACAATGAGTGGTGTGAACCGGTTTCTGAGCAGGCCTATCAACAGTTGCGATAA
- a CDS encoding DMT family transporter: protein MAYLYPLIAIIIWAGNAVVNKLSAGAIDPAVISFYRWLLAWLLLTPFILKGVIRQRQQIYPYLGKLFVLGLLGMALYQSLAYYAAYTISVLTIGIMMSVIPLLTILLSLFILRTPPTLGVLIGSLLSFFGLVWLVSHGQPMKLLEMGIGKGELMMFAAALSYALYGVLTKKWALAISSWHSVYMQIIFGALVLLPGFLMAKALTLNSHNIWLVLYAGIPASVIAPFAWIVGVLKLGANKASLFLNLTPVFTAVISVLFLHETLYSYHLIGGSLSLFGVILAQNLKSPLGKPRKVIIDSAPRC, encoded by the coding sequence ATGGCTTACTTATATCCGTTGATTGCGATTATTATTTGGGCCGGCAATGCGGTGGTTAATAAACTCTCTGCGGGTGCTATTGACCCGGCAGTCATCTCTTTTTATCGCTGGTTACTGGCATGGCTCTTGCTGACACCCTTTATCTTAAAAGGGGTGATTCGTCAGCGCCAGCAAATTTATCCCTATTTAGGCAAACTATTTGTATTGGGCTTGCTCGGCATGGCGTTATATCAAAGCCTCGCTTATTATGCCGCTTATACCATCAGTGTGTTAACCATTGGCATTATGATGTCGGTTATTCCCCTATTAACCATCTTATTAAGCCTGTTTATTCTCAGAACGCCGCCCACGCTAGGCGTGCTGATTGGTAGTCTGTTATCGTTTTTCGGTTTAGTGTGGCTGGTGAGTCATGGACAGCCGATGAAACTACTCGAAATGGGGATAGGAAAAGGCGAGCTGATGATGTTTGCGGCAGCACTCTCTTATGCACTGTATGGCGTATTAACCAAAAAGTGGGCCTTGGCTATCTCCAGCTGGCACTCCGTCTATATGCAGATCATATTTGGCGCTTTGGTGCTCTTACCCGGTTTTTTAATGGCAAAAGCGTTAACCTTAAATTCGCATAATATCTGGTTAGTTCTTTATGCGGGGATTCCTGCCTCGGTTATCGCGCCTTTTGCCTGGATAGTCGGCGTATTAAAACTGGGGGCCAATAAAGCCTCGCTATTTTTAAACTTAACCCCAGTGTTTACAGCGGTGATTTCGGTGCTCTTTTTGCATGAGACTCTTTACAGCTACCACCTGATTGGCGGTAGTTTATCACTATTTGGGGTGATTTTAGCCCAGAACCTGAAATCTCCATTAGGCAAACCGCGAAAGGTCATCATCGATAGTGCTCCTCGCTGTTAA
- a CDS encoding helix-turn-helix transcriptional regulator — MQPKQRYASRESYPNSLLFFRSEDVNANTEYLTHHHAWGQIICVKSGVFVLNVAGQRFITPSGFALWIPPHIQHSSHNQAPTRFRSININDCQMMPTQACLLSLTGISHAIIDSFFDRKITVPQSAQDLRLCQVLIDQLLSDPWQHTYLPSSHDKYLMPIFSALERNPADNATLAEWAKRVYTTERTLARRCQTELGITFNQWRQRLRFLFSLSLLEQGKSVQDIAFAVGYSSVSAFITMFKQIAGVTPDCYRHNASRQRSIK, encoded by the coding sequence ATGCAGCCAAAACAACGCTATGCGTCACGCGAGTCTTATCCTAATAGTTTGCTGTTTTTTCGCAGCGAAGACGTTAATGCGAATACCGAGTATCTCACTCATCATCATGCCTGGGGACAGATTATCTGTGTGAAATCCGGGGTTTTTGTCTTAAATGTAGCAGGGCAGCGTTTTATCACGCCGTCAGGATTTGCCTTATGGATTCCACCTCATATTCAACATTCCAGCCATAATCAAGCGCCAACGCGGTTCCGTTCGATTAATATCAATGATTGTCAGATGATGCCAACTCAGGCCTGTTTACTCAGTTTAACCGGTATCAGCCATGCAATTATTGATTCATTTTTTGATCGAAAAATCACCGTACCTCAGTCAGCGCAAGATTTACGCCTTTGTCAGGTATTAATTGACCAACTGCTGAGCGACCCCTGGCAACATACCTATTTACCCAGTAGTCACGACAAATACCTGATGCCTATTTTTAGCGCGCTGGAGCGCAATCCTGCCGATAACGCGACATTGGCCGAGTGGGCCAAGCGCGTTTATACCACAGAGCGGACACTGGCCCGTCGTTGTCAAACCGAACTGGGTATCACCTTTAACCAGTGGCGTCAGCGTCTGCGTTTTCTGTTTAGTCTCTCTTTACTCGAACAGGGTAAGTCGGTACAAGATATTGCTTTTGCGGTCGGATATAGCTCGGTCTCCGCTTTTATTACCATGTTCAAACAGATCGCTGGCGTGACACCCGATTGCTATCGACATAACGCCAGTCGTCAGCGCAGTATCAAATAG
- a CDS encoding ketopantoate reductase family protein: MKNNNVLVLGAGGIGGYFGGRLAEAGQAVTFLVRESRQKKLQQNGLTLKSQFGDAHISVKATTASQLNAQYDFIILACKAYDLAAAIESIAPAVGDSTAIIPLLNGVAHIAQLNSRFGAEKVLGGSAKIQVTMSEQGDIVHLNDWCELTFGEQSSEMSPRVQRFQQLFEHAKGVKINAVNDIMQQMWQKLVHLSTAAAMTCMMRASVGEIVRTPAGKTQFLALLDNNAQVASYHGYPPSQAFMTLYQRIFSDPQSTYTTSMLRDIEHHNRIEADHIIGFMLDKSISANMDCLTLQLAYTHVKAYEQRRLCAQD; this comes from the coding sequence ATGAAGAACAACAACGTGCTGGTATTGGGTGCCGGTGGCATAGGCGGGTATTTTGGTGGACGTTTGGCAGAAGCTGGGCAAGCGGTGACGTTTCTTGTGCGCGAGTCGCGACAAAAAAAGTTACAACAAAACGGTTTAACCCTGAAAAGTCAGTTTGGTGATGCCCATATCAGCGTCAAGGCGACCACTGCAAGTCAATTAAACGCGCAGTATGATTTTATTATTCTTGCCTGTAAAGCGTATGATTTAGCCGCCGCTATCGAGAGTATCGCACCCGCAGTAGGAGATTCAACGGCCATTATTCCCTTGCTCAATGGTGTCGCGCACATAGCACAGCTCAATAGCCGATTTGGCGCAGAAAAAGTGTTAGGTGGTAGCGCTAAAATTCAAGTTACGATGAGTGAACAAGGCGATATTGTGCATTTAAATGATTGGTGTGAGTTGACTTTTGGCGAGCAATCTTCTGAAATGAGTCCTCGCGTACAACGGTTTCAGCAGTTATTTGAACATGCCAAAGGGGTTAAGATAAACGCGGTTAACGATATTATGCAGCAGATGTGGCAAAAACTGGTCCACCTCTCTACGGCAGCGGCGATGACATGTATGATGCGTGCCAGTGTTGGCGAGATTGTCCGAACGCCAGCGGGGAAAACACAATTTTTAGCTTTACTCGACAACAATGCGCAAGTCGCCAGTTATCATGGTTATCCACCTAGTCAGGCTTTTATGACCCTGTATCAACGTATTTTTTCTGATCCGCAGTCAACCTATACGACATCAATGTTGCGCGATATTGAACACCATAATCGCATTGAAGCTGACCATATTATTGGCTTTATGTTGGATAAATCGATATCCGCCAATATGGATTGTCTCACATTACAGCTGGCTTATACCCATGTAAAAGCTTACGAACAGCGGCGATTATGTGCGCAAGATTAA
- a CDS encoding LLM class flavin-dependent oxidoreductase, whose product MKQLIDMAIQAESLGLDIYALGESHEKGFVSAAHTVILGAIDQATTRIALMSSVTVISTLDPVRVFEDFATLDLISDGRTDIVVGRDSHIGSFDLLGYSARDYEALFDEKRDLLTTINQATAQHQPINWQGEFRPALIDAHIYPKPLSDKLNIWHAVGGHSQSAIAAAKLGLLMMLITLAGSSLSFKTAIDAYRQTAAAAGYQAQDMPICTTSWFHTVCTVMSRRLKSSIAI is encoded by the coding sequence ATCAAACAGCTCATTGATATGGCAATACAAGCCGAGTCATTAGGGCTGGATATTTATGCCCTCGGTGAGAGCCATGAAAAAGGCTTTGTCAGCGCGGCCCATACGGTGATATTAGGCGCAATTGATCAAGCGACAACCCGTATTGCGCTCATGAGTTCAGTCACTGTGATCAGTACTCTAGATCCTGTTCGAGTTTTTGAAGATTTCGCCACCCTCGATCTCATCTCGGATGGACGCACGGATATCGTCGTGGGACGTGATTCCCATATTGGCAGTTTTGATTTATTAGGTTACTCAGCGCGTGATTATGAGGCTCTGTTTGATGAAAAACGCGATCTGCTGACCACGATCAATCAAGCGACCGCGCAGCATCAACCGATCAACTGGCAAGGTGAATTCCGCCCGGCTTTAATCGATGCACATATTTATCCCAAACCGCTGAGTGACAAACTCAACATCTGGCATGCGGTAGGTGGGCATAGCCAGAGTGCGATTGCCGCAGCAAAGCTTGGACTACTGATGATGTTAATCACACTCGCCGGCAGCTCGCTAAGTTTTAAAACCGCCATTGATGCTTATCGACAAACCGCAGCGGCGGCAGGTTATCAGGCGCAAGACATGCCAATTTGTACAACCAGCTGGTTCCATACGGTGTGCACAGTGATGAGTAGGCGATTGAAGAGTTCTATCGCTATTTGA